The genomic DNA CCCCTCCCTCCAAGACAATCCAGGCTGCCTGGCTGAGCAGGACCCGCTGCTGACGGCTCTCCTCCCGGCGGTGCTGGCAGTTTACCGGTCAGGCTCACAGCAAGGTTGTCATGGCCCAGGCTGAGGTCCGCATCCGCGAGTGAGTCAGGGCAGTCCGCGACAGGCTGGCGCGCCTGTTTTCCCGGAAGGGCCTCCTGTCTGGCACAATTCTCCAACTATGTGGCTATATATGCCATATCTCTTGAGATTTTATCATGGTCCCACGAAAATATCAACATTTTCATGGTTAAGAATACCATGATAGGTGGCGAAGAGATACGTTCCTGCCCCGTCAGGTCCCTGCTAGATATCCAGGAACTCCACGCCGTCGTCTTCCTGATCGGCTTTGATGACTTGACAGACGGCCTCATACAGTTCCGCCGGCAGATGAGCGCCTAGCTCCTCTAGAGAGTCATAGACCTCCAGCCGATAGTCGTAATCCTGGGGCCAGCAGGCCCACCCGCGGCTCTGACAGTCTTGTCGCGACCAGTATCGCCAGTCGTTCCAGTCTGGCCCTTCTCGGACATAGACAGCGAACTTGCCTTTGCGCGTCAGATAGACGCGATAGAGCATTTCGCGGCCTCTCTCCGGTTGGCGACTCAGACCGCGGGCCAGCAGGCGCCCCAAAAAGCGCTTATAGACACGGGCCACCGTGCCCACCCTGACCGTCACTTCCCCAAAACCGGCCTGACGCGCCTCCTCGCGCTCCACAAAACGACGGAGGGCCGCCGCAATGGTCGCTGAAAGGTTACCACCCGCCAGCCGCTGAGCCTTCTCGAAGATCGGCAGATCAGCATCTGCTACATAGATGGTGCGATTTGGCAATGTCGGTACCTCCTACCGTCGCTTCCCCTGGAAGCCTGAACCCAACAGGGCCTGGCCCCAGTCAGCCTTCTCACACAGTTCCGCAACGCTCCTCCTCTAGCAATCTCAGCGCAGCAGAATATCAGTATACTTCTACGTATATGTAGCGCTGCGAGACAGTATAATATATGTATACATATATTGTCAAGGGAAGAAAATAGGGAAATCCAGGCTGGTCTGGCCGGGCCTTATGCCTCTTCGCCAGGGAGGGACCAGGGAGGTCCGCCCCCTGGCAGGGCGACAGAGCGGCGGTCAGTCCTGGCGCTGAAAGCCAGACAGGCGACCGGAGCCTGGGTGAGCGGGCTTCTCTGCTAGGAGCAACCCCAAAGCACATCGACGTAGTTCGCTGGCCCGCTGAAGCGCAAGAGGTAGCTGCTGGGGCAACCTGTTCCCTGCGAGAAATCGCGCACGATGACACGCACTTGCTGCATGCCCTGGGGGCGGATCTGCCCGCTTGCCGGGAGCAGATAGATGTCGCTCCGTCCGCCCTCATTCGAAGGTACCGGCCAGAGGCTGCTGTTGCCGCCAGGACCGGCGATGCTGGTGGACCAGGCCAGGTTTTGCTGAGCTACGCCGCGGCTGCTCAGGACCAGGGTACAGGACCAGCCCGGGTAGCCGCTGTTATCCACCGCCGGCAGGGTGTAGACGCAGTCGCTGCTGCTGGCCCCGGGGTGGGCTTGCAGGCTGGTTTTATCGGCCAACAGCAGGGGTTGCGCAGCCTGGGCAGTGGCGGTAGCTGCGAGCTGGGCCCGGGCCTGGGCCTGGGCGGCCGCAGTCGCCTGGACCTGGGCACGCTGCTGGCTCTGGACAGTAGCGGTGGCCTCTTGTTGAGCGCGTGCCGTGGCGCTGGCCTCTTGCAGAGCGCTCGTCGGCGTAGCTGCACTGACCCGTGTCTCGGCCTGGCCCTCCTCGCCGGGTCCCTCTGCCGCCCTGGCTGTGGCCACACTCTGCCCGGATCTGTCACTCTGGCCTCCTCCTCGCAGGAGGGCAGCAGGCTGGCTGGTTACCAGGAAGTAGGCCAGCAGGCCGCTGCTGACAAAGAGCAGGGCCAGAACCAGGAGTACGGTCACGACCTGGGCGGCACTGCGTCGCGGCGGGCGCGCTAGCTGGCGAAGTTCGGTCGTGCTCTGGCTCCTGGCAGAGGGCACCGCCATTGGGCTCGCCGCCGCTGCTGTCTTTAATGCTTCAAAAGATGCCCGGTACTCGCCTGTTGCCCCTGCCCGACCTGAGAGAGAACGCGGTGGCGTGCTACTGAACGTCGGGGTAGGAGTTGGGCAAGTCAGCGTGGGAAAGGTCCCGCTCAGAGCTGTTCCCTGTCCTGGCTCACTTCGGCCCGGCCAGGCCCCCCAAAGCTCGCTTTGGAGCAGCGGCGAAGGTGGAGGGAAAGGTAACTGCGGGACCTCGAAGGCTCCGGACGACAGAGGGGCGCCCGCTGCCACTGTGACCGGTGTGGGGGCCGGTCTCGCTCCGCTACTACTCGCCGCTGCGCCGGCCAGCAGCTCGTCCGGCACCACGTCCAGCTTGAGTAAGAGGTCTGGCAAGGCTTCCTCAGCCGACAGCGGAGAGCCCGCTCCCTGACGTTGCCAGCCAGCGACTCGCAGCGTCTGCCCATCGACCACACCCGGACCGATCTCAACCTCGACCTCTTCGCCCGCCACGTTCAAACGGCGGCGCGTGCCATCTCGCGCCTCGCTTCGGCTAATGGCCAGGCGCACTTCGATCAGCCCGCTCTCCTCCAGCCAGCCACCAGGCTTGTTCGCCGCTTCCTCTGAGTCGGGCAGCAGCAAGGCATTGCCGGTAGCGGCCTGCTCCAGGGCTTTGGCAAAAGCGGCCACCGAACCGAAGCGCTCTTCGGGACGCTTGGCGAGAGCCTGCAATAGCACACGATCGATCGCCGGCGACAGAGCTGGATTCTGGCTACTGGGCAGCGGTGGCGCCTTTTGCAGATGCTGGAACATCAGTGGCCCCGGCCCGCCTTGAAAAGGAGGTTGACCGACGAGCATCTCGTAGGCCATGATTGCCAGGGCATATTGGTCGGTGGCACAGGTCGGCTGGCCCTCCCATTGCTCAGGCGCCATGTAGGTTGGGGTCCCACGGATAATCTGACCGGTGGTCAGGCTGGCTTCCGCAATGCGAGCAATGCTGAAGTCGCTCAAGAGGAGGTGCAGGCGCCGTGGCTGCCTCGGATGGAGCTGTATCAGCAGATTGGAGGGCTTGACATTGCGATGGATGATCTGATGATCATGTGCATGTTGCAGCGCATCGGCGGCCTGACTGATAAGGTCGCAGACTTCCTGCGGGCTTAATGGCCCAAACTGCGAGCGCAGGCGTAGCCAGCCCGCCAGCGAACCCTCGGGCCGATAGGGCATGACCATGTAGAGGAGCAGCAGACGCTGCCAGGGCTCCTCGCCGTAGTCGTAAAGGTCCAGGATGTGAGGATGATCAAGCCGGGCAATGGCCTTCAGTTCGCGCTCAATATATCGTCTCGCCTGCGAGGCCGCGCTGGCTTCAACGCAGGTCGTGGCTTCGGCAGTGATGATTTTGATGGCCACCCGGCGCCGCATATGCAGGTCGTCGGCCAGGTAGACCTCGCCCAGGCTCCCGCTGCCTAGTGAGCGTACTAGACGATAGCGACCCTGAGCTAGCTGTGTACCCTCACGTAGCATTACCTTCCCCGCTTTCTCCAGCCCAGTATTTCTTCTGCTATTGCAAATATATATGGACATACACCACAAAAATGTGCTATGTCAGCTATGCTTAACTATAGCATATTCTTGCAGCAAGAAGAAACAGCTGGGATATTGCTCCCGGGGGGACAGGAGAGAAGAAGAGCCGCGGCGATTTGTTTGTTCTGTTTCTGTCCCCCAACGAGCAGACCGGTAAGAAAGCGGGAAAGGAGGTGAGCCTAGTAGAAACGCTGATCTTGATGGAGCCAGCGCCAGAAACTCAAGCTCGCCGAGAAGAAGGTCATCGTGTAGCTGAAGAATAGCTCCTGATGAATGCCAACCTCCAGATCGATATGTTCTTCCAGGCAGATTTCTGCGTAGGCTGCATTTGCTGACTCATAGCTACGCAGATAGCTTTTCGGCCAACGCCGCTCTCGATTCCAGGTATTGCAGAGCACCAGGGCCCGCTCCCAGCTCCCCGGTTCAAAACGCCGACTGGTACGGCAAAGCAACGAGTAGATCTCTCGCTGCTGTCCCTGAGCCATCAGATAAAAGGTCACTTCACAGTCATACTGCGGATCATATTGGAACTGGACGACAAAATCGTTATCCTCATCACGGAGGAAACGCAAGTTCAGGCTGCGAAGGCAAGCTTCGATCATGGCATGCGAAAAAGGCTCAATAGTGGCCATCTACTGATACCCCCTGTGAGAGATGACTAAAGGAACAAGACGATCTTCTAGCTTGCCGACTGTGCCAGGGCAGGAGATTCTGGCCTGTCAACGGCTGAAACCAGAAAACTGCCTTACCTCGGCGTTTTGTTTGCAATCCCAGGATTTGCGGCTGGTTTCTCTGCTCACGTGAGAAAGAGAGACCTCGTTAGAGCGAGAGCGCTGCTCTTTCAAGACAACGGGAGGAAGAGAACCACGCTTGCGGCGCAGTGGAGAGTGAGCACGAAGCAGACGCAGTTCGGGCGCTCCCCTTAATAGAAGGAACGCTCACCGCCTCAACTTCCAAGGCATCTCTTTGCCCCTTAAGAGAAAAGTACAGTGCAAGATGACCTACCAGCGGCATGCGCCTGGCCTGCTCCGCGAGCGAGCTCGCAAAGTTATGCGCCAGGAGCACCTTTCATACTGATGATCGTCTCAGTGTCGATAGAATATGCTATGATAGCAACAGTCAACCAGAGAGCCAGGCCAGCCGGCTCAACTTGCGACCTGGCCGCCGAGTGCCTGGACGAGCCAGCGCAGGGCCTGGCCTTCACTTTGACCCCGGCCACCCATCTTTTTTAACCTCTGGCAAGGCCCACCGCAGAGGTCGCCAGGCTGAGATTGACCATCAAACCGCCCGGTCGCTACAATAGGGCTGGACGCCAGGAGCAGGCAGACCGGAGCGCTTTCTTGCAAGAATCAAGGAGGGTTAATGCGTATTCGCAAAGCCGTATTGCCAGTGGCGGGACTGGGCACGCGCATCCTGCCAGCAACGAAAGTTATCCCGAAAGAGATGTTGCCGCTGGTCGATAAGCCAACTTTGCAATATATCGTCGAAGAGGCCGTGGCCTGCGGTATCGAAGAGATCATTCTCGTGACCAGCAGGAGCAAGCGCAGTATCGAGGATCATTTCGATGCCTTTCCCGAGCTGGAGCAGCTGCTGGAGCAGCGTGGCAAGTTGCAGGAATTGGAGGAGCTGCGACGTGTACAGCAAATGGCGCATTACAGTGCCGTTCGTCAGCCCGAGCCACTGGGGCTCGGCCATGCCATCCTCTGTGCGCGGACCCTGGTAGGCGATGAGCCGTTCGTGGTCATGCTGGGCGATGTGCTGGTCGCTGAGGAAACGCCCTGCTTACCCCAACTGATGGCGATCCATGAGCGCTACGGCGGCTCGGTGGTCGCGCTCGCCCCCGTGCCAGATGAGCTGATTCCTAGCTACGGCATTGCTGCTGTAGAGGAACTGGGGGAGGAAGCGTTGCGGATCACCCAGCTGGTGGAGAAACCGCCGCGAGAGCAAGCGCCCTCTAATCTGGCTGTGATGGGGCGCTATCTGTTGACTCCCGACATCTTCCCGCTGCTGGAAGAGACGCCACCTGGCTCCGGTGGAGAAATCCAGGTCACCGATGCCATTGAGCGCCAGGCACGCGAGGGGCGCTGCTATGGCTTACGCTTCACCGGCACCTACTACGACACTGGTACGCGCCTGGGTTTACTGACCACGACGATCACCTATGCGCTTAAGCGCCCCGATCTGGCGCCTGACTTGCGAGCTTTTCTGCGTCAGGCCCTGCAGGGCGCAGAGGGTTAGCCCGTCTTGCTTGCTTGCTTGCTTGCTCGCTCGTTCGTTCGCTCGCTCGCTCACAGCGGTCGTCAGCCAATATACAAGGGGCCGGGCAAGAGGGAGAGCAAGAAGACAGTCCTTCCAACGCTGTCCTTGTCTCTCTCCTCTTCCCGGCCCCTCATTGATCACAACATCGCTGCCTTGTGCCAGAAGAGCAGCTTGACGCCATGATAAGATCGAATTATTCCTGTGCCTCCGCTTTCTTCCGACGCCTGGCGGCCCCTCCCAACTTACCGATGCGGCTGTAAAAGTCGGGGTCTTGTCGCGCCTTGGTTGCATTGCCACCCTTCTTCCCCATCTCAGAAAAGTGGGCCGGACCATACTTTGTGACGTTGGCCTGGCCACCTTTCTGGGCAATCTGGCGGTAGTACTCGCTCCCGCGCTTCTCTTTGAGAGCCGTACCCCCCTTCTTGCCTATCTGACGATAGTACTCGCCACCATATTTGTCGCGGACAACACTCCCCCCTTTACGACCGGCCTCGACCGTGGACATCGGCGCCGGCTTCTCCTCTTCTCTGGTAGCCATCACCATTCCCTTTGCTCGGGCAAGTTCCCAAGCCAAAACAAAATATACAGGCTCCTCGCCTGTGGCGAAGAGTATAATGGAATCCCCCATTCTTGTCAATGAAACGGGCATCCTTAGTCATTCCGGTACCGGTCCTGCGTGGGCATGGCCACCCTCTTCCTGGTAGCCATTGCTGTCGACCCCGGCTTGCCGGCTGCCAGGCAGGCCAGCCAGAACCACAGGTGTGTATACCGCTCGCCGTTCCCTGGACAAATCTATTTCCAGACACTATACTCTTCCTCAGAGTCTTTGATTATGGCCAGTGGTGTACCTGGCACTGGCCCATCATCGTTGCAGTGCATTGGTCTTGTCTTGCCCATTTTGCCACATGCTTGCTGGAGGGAAACGCCAAGGAGCTACAGACCGCATGGAAGAGCGAAGGCCCGAACAGCGCCCGCGATCGTTGATCCTGGCTCCGATCTTTGTCCGCGTCGATGAGCGGCGCCGTCTGCCGCCCCCTCTCCCTCGCCCGAGCTGGCCAGAGCTTGTTGTTGGCTGGCTGCGCTACCAGACGACACAGCTCCGCTGGGACATCGAGCGCAGCCTCGCTCGTCTACTCCACCGCCCCTGGATCGATCCAAGGCGCCCCCATCGCGATCGCCCCAGGGACAGGGACCATCATGAGCTGAACTAGGAAGGCAGCGGTGGACGTCTAAGACGCAAGGCTCGTCGCGCCTGCTCCCGCAGCTGACGCGTTACCGCGAACTCTGAGGCCAGACGTTGATAGAGCGCTTCCCATTGGTCAAGGATGCGCTCACGGTCGTGCTGTGCAATGATCTCCAGGCTCTTGTTCCCCATCTGTTTGCGCAGCTCGGGATGCTCCAGG from Thermogemmatispora onikobensis includes the following:
- the galU gene encoding UTP--glucose-1-phosphate uridylyltransferase GalU, with product MRIRKAVLPVAGLGTRILPATKVIPKEMLPLVDKPTLQYIVEEAVACGIEEIILVTSRSKRSIEDHFDAFPELEQLLEQRGKLQELEELRRVQQMAHYSAVRQPEPLGLGHAILCARTLVGDEPFVVMLGDVLVAEETPCLPQLMAIHERYGGSVVALAPVPDELIPSYGIAAVEELGEEALRITQLVEKPPREQAPSNLAVMGRYLLTPDIFPLLEETPPGSGGEIQVTDAIERQAREGRCYGLRFTGTYYDTGTRLGLLTTTITYALKRPDLAPDLRAFLRQALQGAEG
- a CDS encoding EXLDI protein — protein: MPNRTIYVADADLPIFEKAQRLAGGNLSATIAAALRRFVEREEARQAGFGEVTVRVGTVARVYKRFLGRLLARGLSRQPERGREMLYRVYLTRKGKFAVYVREGPDWNDWRYWSRQDCQSRGWACWPQDYDYRLEVYDSLEELGAHLPAELYEAVCQVIKADQEDDGVEFLDI
- a CDS encoding YbjN domain-containing protein; this translates as MATIEPFSHAMIEACLRSLNLRFLRDEDNDFVVQFQYDPQYDCEVTFYLMAQGQQREIYSLLCRTSRRFEPGSWERALVLCNTWNRERRWPKSYLRSYESANAAYAEICLEEHIDLEVGIHQELFFSYTMTFFSASLSFWRWLHQDQRFY
- a CDS encoding protein kinase domain-containing protein; its protein translation is MLREGTQLAQGRYRLVRSLGSGSLGEVYLADDLHMRRRVAIKIITAEATTCVEASAASQARRYIERELKAIARLDHPHILDLYDYGEEPWQRLLLLYMVMPYRPEGSLAGWLRLRSQFGPLSPQEVCDLISQAADALQHAHDHQIIHRNVKPSNLLIQLHPRQPRRLHLLLSDFSIARIAEASLTTGQIIRGTPTYMAPEQWEGQPTCATDQYALAIMAYEMLVGQPPFQGGPGPLMFQHLQKAPPLPSSQNPALSPAIDRVLLQALAKRPEERFGSVAAFAKALEQAATGNALLLPDSEEAANKPGGWLEESGLIEVRLAISRSEARDGTRRRLNVAGEEVEVEIGPGVVDGQTLRVAGWQRQGAGSPLSAEEALPDLLLKLDVVPDELLAGAAASSSGARPAPTPVTVAAGAPLSSGAFEVPQLPFPPPSPLLQSELWGAWPGRSEPGQGTALSGTFPTLTCPTPTPTFSSTPPRSLSGRAGATGEYRASFEALKTAAAASPMAVPSARSQSTTELRQLARPPRRSAAQVVTVLLVLALLFVSSGLLAYFLVTSQPAALLRGGGQSDRSGQSVATARAAEGPGEEGQAETRVSAATPTSALQEASATARAQQEATATVQSQQRAQVQATAAAQAQARAQLAATATAQAAQPLLLADKTSLQAHPGASSSDCVYTLPAVDNSGYPGWSCTLVLSSRGVAQQNLAWSTSIAGPGGNSSLWPVPSNEGGRSDIYLLPASGQIRPQGMQQVRVIVRDFSQGTGCPSSYLLRFSGPANYVDVLWGCS